The nucleotide sequence gtgtagTAAACTTAAAAGTAATGGACAAGAATGAGAATACCATATAGCAGGCTGTTTGttctgcttttaattttaattctcttttcctctcgaTTTTTCCGTTGCTTTGCAAATCGGAACCACTCCGCAGATATTGTATCCAGGTCTTTCTCTGTTACAACGTGATGTCCCAAAATGATGTCTATAAAGAAAGGCAAAATCCTTTGAATTGTGTTCattatgcaatatattacaaaaaaatatataggtgaATATACCTTTCATTACTGTAATCACCAATAATTTTGATACAGCAAAGTTTTGTCTGCGTCCTTTCCAGGAACATTTCATTGCACATTCATTAGAAAAGACTTTTGCCAAAATATTTCTAACATGTTCTCTCGGTGAATGGCCTCcgattttttgtaaaaaagctTCCTGTGTGTGTGAAATAAAACGATTTTATTAAGTATGCAAATagaatcaaattttgtttAGTTGTACTTAcatattcattatataaagttttatcatttttcaactcagcttcgattttttaatatcatcaACACATTTTAATGGTAAAAACGTCTTAATTCTTTCtgtattagatttattttgaCCGTTGCGAATATATTTGTTAGTCAGTTGTGCTGAAACATCATTTAATTCCAGGTGCATATTTGCTATAGCCCGCATTAAATTTTCGACATTTTctggaataaaataatatttataaataaaaaaaagataaatctggataaagtaaaatttttatttatttcttactttgTAGTTCTATACAACGCAATCAATtgtatataatgataaatataaaagagaagTAGATCTTTTTTGGCTTTAATGGCAATATTATACTATACTTCCAAattcgtttaattttaaaatatgacaaatattgaatttttaaaaacgtattTGTACGTGGAATTGGtacatttatcaatttatatataagtttacagtaaaaaaaaaagaactttacCGTCAATTCTCTCCAGAACATTTAATacagtattattttctgtGCTCTTATTCGTATTCCACGTCCTTTCAGAACCACTACTTTCACTTTTAGATGCTGACATTTCAGAATGTTCTCTAACTAATTCACGTCCAGTTGTCTGCATCACTGAAatccaaatttaaaaagatccGTGTATGTTTTAggattaaaatacaaaaaaaatacgaacTTACCATcgttttgattattatttgttacagaTTTAACGCCAATATTAGCATTATTTTGGGAACTCTGTATTTCTAGATCTGTAGGCCATGCAGGAAGAGCTTTATCAATGTTCTGTTCGTTCCCCGAAAGATCATCTTCAGATTGTTCTTTGTTAATAGGTACATTTACTTGTTTTCTACCATAAACTTTCAACTTATTCTTAGAACTGGATCTACGATTATTCTTATCattgttcttttctttattttcatctGTATCTGAATGATTGACGTGAATAATAGGTTTTTTTACGTTGCCCTTTACCCATGCATTGATCATCCGTTGATGTATAATTATCATCTTCTGCAGcttttctcgctttctctACTGACGCTAAGAAAAagacaagaaataaaataatgcacaaatatatatatatatatactacaaacattttcataaataaaggTTATAATTCTTACcaaagtatttttgtattttcacaGAGATTAAGCTCCACGACTTTCTGTCAGGGTCCGCACGTTTCGATATTAACGTTGATACGTTTTTTACAGAGGTTGGTGGCCACCAGCACATAACTTCATTGTCATCTTCATGTATCCAATTTGTCGGCACTTCCGACACGGTATTGTCGGAAAAACACACAACTGCATAAGCCATTCTACTAAACAAATAAGAATTTTGTGTGTATCAGACATTGCTTATGGGCCCCATGGCaaaattgtagaattttttttactgaatttcttatattcttcAATGATATAGTCTATGTACAGGAAAATTCGTATTAACCTACACATACCTTTATACTAGACTGCAATTATTGCACTGAGGTATAGGCATGCGACGGTGTAACCGCGAAAATCACGTACATACACGTTCAGATACTTCCAGATTCTAGATACTTCGGATGACAAAGACCGGTGAGGCATCCGCTGCTGCCGGCACGAACCCGCCACGAGCGAGTCATGTGGGGTAATTGACCAATGAGCGCTCGCGGGGTCACTATATAAGGCGCAAAATGCGCACTCTGACGTAGGCAAAACGCGGGAGATTTAAATACGGCCTGAGACTCACGTCTACGTTTACACTTTTTCGCTTCATTTAGTGACGCTTTTCTTCGACGctctctatatttttttacaaataataaacttctatttattataaataaaaataaagtttagtttcttgtaaattttataactgttctatttttattttattctaaatacaataatattgaagTTAAAACAgcgaaacaaaattaatatttttttcttgcatttttCCTACTTCTACAACGTACTTGATTTTATTCAATGTCATTCTTTTTAGCaccattttgaaaatattgaaagatgtgtaaaaattataaaaaataaaaaaattaatattacctTTAGGCGGCGAGTacatgagaaaataatatacttcgTCGAAAAAACGCTTCTTAACAACATAGACATTTTGTGGAAATCACGTTTCTGTTTCGTGAAActgtaaataagtaaatttaataagttaatttttctttttttattgtacaattgTATGTTCAAGTATActgcattattaaaattagcgttaataagtacatttaaatagaaatattaggtatattagaaaaaaattattcacatgcaataaacaaaaaactcttatattatattaatatttatttgccatacataattgttaattgtCATGATGAAGCAATGGGACAATTGCTGACGTATCTCGtcctgatataatttttagacacTTGTTTTTAACTTCAGAGAGCAAAATAGTAACATTTTCATCATttgaagaattattaatttcacaaatattaaGTCTTAAGGAGTTACAAGGTTCTGTAAACAACGGATTAATTGCTGAAAATAAATCACCAATAAGATATAGTTCATTCtcatttatgataattttgcTTACAACTAGTATCTCATTAGTTTTTAACAAACAGCAGTTATTCGGGTGTTTACTTGTAATTGTGAAATCTTTAAGTTCAATGCACTTAATATGCGTTCCTGTCTGTGCATAATGTATAATTGGATATGATTTTGATTCTTTTACAACGggaatttcattttcttcgtgCAATCTATTACGTATTTGTTCCAATGGCTTTGGAGAATTTTGAACTTTGTCTcgtaaactttttaaatagttttcaaaCTTGAAACAACTAAATTTGTCTAATGGGCCAAAAGTTTTAACTTCGTTagacaaatgtaataaattgtgGATATTATATGACATGAATTGTCGTCCGTACAAAACTTCATaattcttaacaaaatattctaataactGACGAGCATAATCGTTTAATGCTATACATGTATTCGGATCACATAATATTCTTATTGCAATACTCAATGTaagaaaatgaatataatatgcaGCAGACAGTATTGACTTTAAAATTACTGGGCCTatataaagcaaaaataatcGGAATTCTGTAGCTTTCCACTTATCGACCTCTGTTAAAGTGCGAGGTAATCTTGAAAATTCAGATGAAATTGACGATTTAGTTGCTACAGTTGCATCAGACAAAtctttttgattatttttacttaaacgACTATTGTGCGGACCTTTCACCCAGAAAAGGAGAAGACGTTTCATAACTCCTAAACATATTAAGTGCATGTAATCAATTGCAATTTGAATAACCATATCAATATTCAGTTCCTGTAAAATTGTATCACCTGTATGGTGTTCTTCTTGTTGTTTATTACGAAATGATTCGTCGGTTCtcattgtaaaatttgtttctggAAAAACTACGGAGTTAATGTATTCTCCTTCCTGAGTACATTTATGACAGCAAAAATAACCAGAATGGCTTTTTGTAGACATCACAAAAGCCATTGCTGGAGCATCACAGACAATGCCTGCAatttcaactaaacatttctttccgctataaaaaaaaccattttGTTGAATTTCTGTCATTTCATTAACAAAAGGTCGTAAAAATTCATTTGCATTTGTTG is from Temnothorax longispinosus isolate EJ_2023e unplaced genomic scaffold, Tlon_JGU_v1 HiC_scaffold_583, whole genome shotgun sequence and encodes:
- the LOC139824811 gene encoding uncharacterized protein isoform X1; its protein translation is MIIIHQRMINAWVKGNVKKPIIHVNHSDTDENKEKNNDKNNRRSSSKNKLKVYGRKQVNVPINKEQSEDDLSGNEQNIDKALPAWPTDLEIQSSQNNANIGVKSVTNNNQNDVMQTTGRELVREHSEMSASKSESSGSERTWNTNKSTENNTVLNVLERIDENVENLMRAIANMHLELNDVSAQLTNKYIRNGQNKSNTERIKTFLPLKCVDDIKKSKLS
- the LOC139824811 gene encoding uncharacterized protein isoform X2, with product MHGSSSKNKLKVYGRKQVNVPINKEQSEDDLSGNEQNIDKALPAWPTDLEIQSSQNNANIGVKSVTNNNQNDVMQTTGRELVREHSEMSASKSESSGSERTWNTNKSTENNTVLNVLERIDENVENLMRAIANMHLELNDVSAQLTNKYIRNGQNKSNTERIKTFLPLKCVDDIKKSKLS